The following proteins are encoded in a genomic region of Odontesthes bonariensis isolate fOdoBon6 chromosome 19, fOdoBon6.hap1, whole genome shotgun sequence:
- the rnf175 gene encoding RING finger protein 175 has protein sequence MAGVHPQDDLLKMTHRENWRMQHERLHVKHRGHEAMHAEMVMILIATLVVAQIVLVQWKQRHHRSYNLVTLVQMWVVPLYFTIKLYWWRFLSMWGMFSVITSYIIFRATRKPLSCRTPRMVYKWFLLIYKLSYAVGVLGYLAIMFTMFGFNVFFRIKAEDSMDVGVIMLFYGLYYGVMGRDFAEICSDYMASTIGYYTKGGIPSRSLTDDICAVCGQRILVDVEEEGFIEDTYQLSCGHIFHEFCIRGWCIVGKKQTCPYCNEKVDMKRMMNNPWEKTHVLYGQLLDWLRYLVAWQPIIIGIVHGINFSLGLE, from the exons ATGGCGGGTGTGCATCCCCAG GACGACCTGCTGAAGATGacacacagagaaaactggaG GATGCAGCACGAGCGTCTGCACGTGAAGCACCGGGGGCACGAGGCCATGCACGCCGAGATGGTGATGATCCTCATCGCCACGCTGGTGGTGGCTCAGATAGTCCTGGTGCAATGGAAGCAGCGACACCACCGATCCTACAAT CTGGTGACTCTGGTCCAGATGTGGGTGGTTCCTCTTTACTTCACCATCAAACTGTACTGGTGGAGATTTCTGTCCATGTGGGGGATGTTCTCCGTCATCACCAGCTACATCATCTTCAGAGCCACCCGGAagcctctgtcctgcaggacgCCGAG GATGGTCTACAAGTGGTTCCTGCTCATCTACAAGCTGAGTTACGCAGTGGGAGTTCTGGGCTACCTGGCCATCATGTTCACGATGTTCGGCTTCAACGTCTTCTTCAG AATCAAGGCGGAGGACTCTATGGACGTCGGTGTGATCATGCTGTTTTACGGTCTTTACTACGGCGTCATGGGCAGAGACTTCGCTGAAATCTGCTCTGACTACATGGCTTCTACAATCGGG TACTACACCAAGGGAGGCATCCCCAGCAGGAGCCTGACCGATGACATCTGCGCGGTGTGCGGTCAGAGGATCCTGGTGGACGTGGAGGAGGAGGGATTTATCGAGGATACCTACCAGCTCTCCTGTGGACACAT ATTCCACGAGTTCTGCATCCGCGGCTGGTGCATCGTGGGTAAGAAGCAGACGTGTCCGTACTGCAACGAGAAGGTCGACATGAAGAGGATGATGAACAACCC CTGGGAGAAGACTCACGTTTTGTACGGACAGCTGCTCGACTGGCTCAGATATTTAGTGGCCTGGCAGCCCATCATCATCGGTATTGTTCACGGGATAAACTTCTCCCTGGGCCTCGAGTAG